Proteins from a genomic interval of Clostridium sp. 'deep sea':
- a CDS encoding bifunctional 3,4-dihydroxy-2-butanone-4-phosphate synthase/GTP cyclohydrolase II → MVFDTIEQAIVALKHGKIIIVVDDENRENEGDFLMVAEKVTTESINFMTKYGRGIVCVPTTAERLKKLDIHPMVVKNSDPKKTAFTVSVDCISNATGVSAKDRADTIKCLVSDNATSKSFTKPGHIFPLISRQGGVLVREGHTEAAVDLAKLAGFKPVGVVCEIMNEDGSMARVKDLEKIKRKHNLLLITIADLIKYRKQHESFVERVTSAKMPTKFGEFTIHGYINTLNSEHHVALVKGDIKGKEPVLVRVHSECLTGDALGSIRCDCGSQYYEAMKRIAKEGRGVLVYMRQEGRGIGLINKLKAYNLQDQGLDTVDANLKLGFPAELREYSISAQILKDLGLSKIKLMTNNPKKVSGLCDYGLKITKRVPLEAGFNKNNLSYLTTKKQRMGHILHL, encoded by the coding sequence ATGGTTTTTGATACTATTGAACAAGCAATCGTGGCCTTAAAACATGGAAAAATAATTATTGTAGTAGATGATGAAAACAGAGAAAATGAAGGCGATTTTTTAATGGTAGCAGAAAAAGTAACAACTGAGTCAATTAATTTTATGACCAAATATGGTAGAGGTATAGTATGTGTACCAACTACAGCTGAGAGGTTAAAAAAACTGGATATTCACCCTATGGTAGTTAAGAACTCTGACCCTAAAAAAACTGCTTTTACAGTGTCAGTAGATTGTATAAGTAACGCCACTGGTGTTTCAGCTAAAGATAGAGCTGATACTATTAAGTGCTTAGTTAGTGATAATGCAACCAGTAAAAGTTTTACTAAACCGGGTCATATTTTTCCTTTAATAAGTAGACAAGGTGGAGTTTTAGTTCGTGAAGGACATACCGAGGCAGCAGTTGATTTAGCTAAACTAGCAGGTTTTAAACCAGTAGGTGTAGTTTGCGAAATAATGAATGAAGACGGATCAATGGCTAGAGTCAAAGATTTAGAGAAGATAAAAAGAAAACATAACTTATTGTTAATCACCATTGCTGACCTAATTAAATATCGTAAACAGCATGAGAGCTTTGTTGAAAGAGTTACCTCTGCAAAAATGCCGACTAAGTTCGGTGAGTTTACTATACATGGTTACATAAATACCTTAAATAGTGAGCACCATGTTGCCTTAGTCAAAGGAGATATTAAGGGTAAAGAACCTGTTTTAGTTAGGGTTCATTCCGAATGTTTAACTGGAGATGCATTAGGCTCAATTAGATGTGACTGTGGTAGCCAATATTATGAGGCAATGAAAAGAATTGCAAAAGAGGGAAGAGGGGTACTTGTATATATGCGTCAAGAGGGGAGAGGTATCGGTTTAATAAATAAATTAAAGGCATACAATCTTCAGGATCAGGGTCTAGATACTGTAGATGCAAACTTAAAATTAGGTTTTCCAGCAGAACTACGAGAATACAGTATTAGTGCTCAAATACTTAAAGATTTAGGATTAAGTAAAATAAAACTAATGACCAATAATCCTAAAAAAGTATCAGGTTTATGTGATTATGGTTTGAAAATAACAAAAAGAGTACCGCTAGAAGCAGGCTTTAACAAGAATAATTTAAGTTATTTAACAACTAAAAAGCAAAGAATGGGTCACATTTTACATTTATAG
- a CDS encoding ABC transporter ATP-binding protein: MILEAKKLVKVYGGKYGTSSVKALNGVSFTVNKGEFVGIMGASGSGKSTLLKIIGGMDLATSGLVILDNEKISSLRKSKLALIRRRKLGFVFQDYNLLDSLTVLENIMLPLIIDKVGSNLVESKAKKLAYTFGINSIINKYPFQISGGQKQKTAIARAVINNPAIILADEPTGNLDSKSSNVVMSCFRELIDKHNDTILMVSHDPFATSYCDRVIFLSDGKILFEIVKEGNNDSFFEKILNCQEILKKQVESRDINYEI, from the coding sequence ATGATTTTAGAAGCTAAAAAGCTAGTAAAAGTGTATGGTGGCAAATATGGTACATCATCAGTGAAGGCTTTAAACGGCGTTTCATTTACAGTTAATAAAGGAGAATTTGTAGGAATAATGGGTGCATCTGGCAGTGGAAAATCTACCCTACTTAAAATTATAGGAGGCATGGATTTAGCAACATCTGGGTTAGTTATATTAGATAATGAAAAGATAAGTAGCTTAAGAAAAAGTAAACTAGCACTTATAAGAAGAAGAAAGTTAGGCTTTGTATTTCAAGACTATAATTTACTAGATAGCTTAACTGTACTAGAGAATATTATGTTGCCTCTAATTATTGATAAAGTGGGTAGCAACTTAGTAGAATCTAAAGCAAAAAAATTAGCATATACCTTTGGTATAAACAGCATTATAAATAAATATCCATTTCAAATATCGGGAGGTCAAAAGCAAAAAACGGCTATTGCTCGTGCGGTGATTAATAATCCAGCAATTATTTTAGCAGATGAGCCAACTGGTAATCTTGATTCAAAGTCATCAAATGTTGTAATGAGTTGTTTTAGAGAGTTAATAGATAAACATAATGACACAATTTTAATGGTTTCTCATGATCCTTTTGCTACTAGCTATTGTGATAGAGTAATATTTTTAAGCGATGGGAAAATACTATTTGAGATTGTTAAAGAGGGTAACAATGATAGTTTTTTTGAAAAAATCTTAAATTGCCAAGAAATACTCAAAAAACAAGTAGAGAGTAGAGATATTAATTATGAGATTTAG
- a CDS encoding sensor histidine kinase, whose amino-acid sequence MCLTLMQYLNKRKLIIIAWFINTLLSMLFFALVLDSNTLYLYPCLISAFILTLVIIIDYLQFKSFKNNVTKACENPLYEAAENLRFNNEVLNSISNIHIKYIGQISEINEKNKEKNIFFSKWVHEMKTPITVINLILEKLNNKSNIVSEVNEIAMENNKLLKYVNDSLNFIRLDDFATDYKPQKVALDKLVKEIINDNKKSFIYSGIFPKIEISTHNCVVLTDYKWSKFIINQVVSNALKYTKLSSNTNNTILFRITSRNNTTELKIKDFGIGIAKHDLHRVFNPFFTGEIGKQQKRATGMGLYLCKSIAEKLNHHLNIESQENIGTEVTIIF is encoded by the coding sequence ATGTGTTTAACACTAATGCAATACCTAAATAAAAGAAAGTTAATAATAATAGCATGGTTTATAAATACTTTACTTAGTATGCTTTTTTTTGCCTTAGTTTTAGATAGTAACACTCTATATTTATACCCTTGTTTAATATCAGCATTTATACTAACCCTAGTAATAATTATAGACTACTTACAGTTTAAATCATTTAAAAATAATGTTACCAAAGCTTGTGAAAATCCTTTGTATGAAGCAGCAGAAAATTTACGCTTTAATAACGAAGTATTAAATAGTATTTCAAATATTCACATAAAATACATCGGTCAGATATCAGAAATTAATGAAAAAAACAAAGAGAAGAACATCTTTTTTTCTAAATGGGTTCACGAAATGAAAACACCTATTACAGTAATAAATCTAATCCTTGAAAAGTTAAATAACAAGTCAAACATAGTTAGTGAAGTAAATGAAATAGCTATGGAAAACAATAAGTTACTTAAATATGTTAATGATAGCCTCAACTTTATTAGATTAGATGATTTTGCCACAGACTATAAACCCCAAAAAGTAGCACTAGATAAACTAGTAAAAGAGATTATAAACGATAATAAAAAATCATTTATTTATAGTGGTATTTTTCCAAAAATCGAAATATCAACTCATAATTGTGTTGTATTAACGGATTATAAATGGAGCAAGTTTATTATTAATCAAGTAGTATCTAATGCCCTTAAGTACACCAAGTTATCAAGTAATACTAACAATACTATCCTGTTTAGGATAACTAGTCGCAATAATACTACTGAGCTGAAAATTAAAGACTTTGGTATAGGCATTGCCAAACATGACTTGCATCGTGTATTTAATCCTTTTTTTACCGGTGAGATAGGAAAACAACAAAAAAGAGCCACTGGTATGGGATTATATCTATGCAAAAGTATTGCAGAAAAGCTAAACCATCACTTAAATATAGAATCTCAAGAAAACATAGGAACAGAAGTAACCATTATATTTTAA
- a CDS encoding suppressor of fused domain protein, with translation MVLSNEHEQVNNAILKVFDAKPTIARYSDNKKESTIDILSCKDRPIKGLVACSTIGLFNYNIGYKVHDLDLRIEILGVANNGVIKNILASCAFNIINSGYSCSPDNIFQNVISPFVSNTDMKHVLFVSPFIFNNKIQTLTLKSKMVTWLHIIPISHNEFLYAEKNGVESLELLFDQQKIDIANLKRKSIL, from the coding sequence ATGGTACTAAGTAATGAACATGAACAGGTAAACAATGCTATTCTAAAAGTTTTTGATGCAAAACCAACAATAGCAAGATATAGTGATAATAAAAAAGAAAGCACTATAGATATACTAAGCTGTAAAGATCGACCTATTAAGGGCTTAGTAGCATGCTCAACAATTGGATTGTTTAATTATAATATTGGCTACAAAGTTCATGATTTAGATTTAAGAATAGAAATACTAGGGGTAGCTAACAATGGTGTAATTAAAAATATTTTGGCTTCTTGTGCCTTTAACATAATAAACTCAGGCTATTCTTGTAGTCCCGACAACATTTTTCAAAATGTTATTTCACCCTTTGTTTCTAATACTGATATGAAGCATGTTTTATTTGTTTCCCCATTTATATTTAATAATAAAATACAAACTCTTACCTTAAAATCAAAAATGGTTACTTGGTTACATATTATCCCCATTTCTCATAATGAATTTTTGTATGCTGAAAAAAATGGAGTTGAAAGTTTAGAGCTCTTATTTGATCAACAAAAAATTGACATAGCTAATTTAAAACGAAAATCAATTCTGTAA
- the thiC gene encoding phosphomethylpyrimidine synthase ThiC, whose amino-acid sequence MKKYSTQMQAAKLGINTAQMLEVAKKEQMDVNVLRKKVAEGSIVIPANINHTSLRAEGVGEGLKTKINVNLGVSKDAFCYDGEMDKALTAINMGAEAIMDLSNYGKTHDFRKELINNSTAMIGTVPVYDALGFYEKELSEIKAEEFLKVVEEHGKDGVDFVTIHAGINQYTAKVFDRNPRLMNIVSRGGSLMYAWMKLNNKENPFYEHFDELLEICRKYDITLSLGDAMRPGGLHDSTDASQIQELLILGELTKRAWQKDVQVMIEGPGHMSISDIAANVMIEKKLCHNAPFYVLGPLVTDIAPGYDHITGAIGGAIAAANGADFLCYVTPAEHLRLPTIDDMKEGIIATKIAAHAADIAKGIKGAKEWDYRMSEARRDLDWDTMFKEAIDPEKARSYRESVKTEVENSCSMCGKMCAVRTMNKLQKGEDVNILRKE is encoded by the coding sequence ATGAAAAAATATTCTACACAAATGCAGGCAGCCAAATTAGGAATTAATACTGCTCAAATGTTAGAGGTTGCTAAAAAAGAACAAATGGATGTTAATGTTTTACGTAAAAAAGTAGCAGAGGGTTCAATTGTAATACCAGCAAATATAAATCATACAAGTCTAAGAGCAGAGGGTGTTGGCGAGGGATTAAAAACTAAGATTAATGTAAACCTCGGTGTAAGTAAAGACGCTTTTTGTTATGATGGCGAAATGGATAAGGCCTTAACTGCTATTAATATGGGTGCAGAAGCAATAATGGATTTATCTAATTATGGTAAAACCCATGATTTTAGAAAAGAACTTATTAATAATAGTACAGCCATGATAGGAACTGTACCAGTTTATGATGCCTTAGGGTTTTATGAAAAAGAATTATCTGAGATTAAAGCCGAAGAGTTTTTAAAAGTAGTAGAAGAACACGGTAAGGATGGAGTAGATTTTGTTACTATTCATGCTGGAATTAATCAGTATACAGCCAAAGTTTTTGATAGAAACCCACGCTTAATGAACATAGTATCACGTGGTGGATCATTAATGTATGCTTGGATGAAACTTAATAATAAAGAAAATCCATTTTACGAACACTTTGATGAATTACTAGAAATTTGTCGTAAATATGATATAACTTTAAGCTTAGGAGATGCTATGCGACCAGGTGGATTACATGACTCTACTGATGCTAGCCAAATTCAAGAACTTTTAATTTTAGGTGAGTTAACCAAAAGAGCATGGCAAAAAGATGTTCAGGTTATGATTGAAGGACCAGGACACATGAGCATTAGTGATATTGCAGCAAACGTAATGATTGAGAAAAAGCTGTGTCATAATGCTCCATTTTATGTACTTGGACCGTTAGTAACTGATATAGCTCCCGGTTATGATCATATAACAGGTGCTATTGGTGGTGCTATTGCAGCCGCTAATGGCGCAGACTTTTTATGTTATGTAACACCAGCTGAACATTTAAGGTTACCTACTATAGATGATATGAAAGAGGGCATAATTGCTACAAAAATAGCTGCCCATGCTGCTGACATTGCTAAAGGCATTAAAGGAGCTAAAGAGTGGGATTATCGTATGAGCGAAGCTCGTCGAGATTTAGACTGGGACACCATGTTTAAAGAAGCAATTGATCCTGAAAAGGCTCGTAGCTATCGCGAGTCTGTTAAAACAGAGGTAGAAAACTCTTGCAGTATGTGTGGAAAAATGTGTGCAGTAAGAACCATGAATAAACTGCAAAAAGGTGAAGATGTAAATATATTAAGAAAAGAATAG
- the ribE gene encoding riboflavin synthase yields MFTGIVEEIATIRAVTKKGSSLSLVVNANEVLNGTKIGDSISVNGVCLTVSALENCAFCTDVMPETFWLTNLNSLKINSVVNLERAAKVGDRIGGYIISGHIDGTVTKSSQYWQDNAIIIKYTASNSIIKYLVKKGSVAIDGVSLTITEVNRYDFSVSIIPTTQYSTTLCQKKLGDKANIECDILGKYIERILQFNKKEINMQFLKENNFY; encoded by the coding sequence ATGTTCACAGGAATAGTTGAAGAAATTGCTACAATTAGAGCAGTTACAAAAAAGGGTTCTAGCTTAAGTCTAGTAGTAAATGCTAATGAAGTTCTGAATGGTACAAAAATAGGAGATAGCATTAGTGTTAATGGTGTGTGTTTAACAGTATCAGCGTTAGAGAATTGCGCATTTTGTACAGATGTTATGCCTGAGACATTTTGGTTAACTAACTTGAATAGTTTAAAGATCAACAGTGTAGTAAATTTAGAGCGTGCTGCCAAAGTTGGAGATCGAATTGGTGGTTATATAATATCTGGTCATATAGATGGAACAGTAACTAAGTCAAGTCAATATTGGCAGGACAATGCCATTATTATAAAATATACAGCTTCAAACAGTATTATAAAATATCTTGTTAAAAAAGGATCTGTAGCAATCGATGGTGTTAGTTTAACTATAACTGAGGTTAATAGGTATGATTTTAGTGTATCAATAATCCCAACAACTCAATATAGTACTACTTTATGTCAAAAGAAACTGGGTGATAAAGCGAATATTGAGTGTGATATATTGGGGAAATACATTGAGAGAATTTTGCAATTTAACAAAAAAGAAATAAACATGCAGTTTTTAAAAGAAAATAATTTTTATTAG
- a CDS encoding ABC transporter permease translates to MRFSTITFKNIRFNIKRYKAIFLSISFGICLLFMFCSFYFNNELLLCVKSKVDLGTINMSFMVLIVFLVVFFSYAYKEFINSRRKEFALYISLGMTVKNIIKIIVVENIIIMLFAWLLGVVTGSVFANLYHLIITKLLAITNIAFSLNITSFLITLALLAGSFILVLLVSMFSIKKLSISELKTADQSINKLSKPQPLLAFISLLFIVVPIIILSLTVRNILKLKPYTAFIDVLLSLGGLFFFIAYGGDLVIRLISKNKAYFYKHLVALKEVNKRFFQLRKVLFVLSIGALAVIFLVGLSVGTAVTIDDVANNRYPYHISYNLDERDKAEFEQQLYSLATPSEIKLQQYKSCEAIKLYELANRKGKKLQLRNINIIKRSSANKYFNQNFQLQNNEVICIINIEETEDYYVIENLSITTKDKSITYVTLIKQVYIGNLSNIGRCTIVVTDDFYNKIIEETNADLVTYYTYNYYNLEETIKIQNNLMQKFEQIKTTSLKGKFQSKAAKNFGYPICKQQYIKNSRVASKFTIFIMFYIALIFFVISGVVLYLRVINSLEHSRKRFRTLNELGMNNEALKKIISKELILVFLLPVFLGGIMAIAFTFATYHSFLYMTKILLCLTISMIFYLLLQVMFFTQAKRKFINEVLKSTF, encoded by the coding sequence ATGAGATTTAGTACAATTACATTTAAAAATATTAGGTTTAACATAAAGCGCTATAAAGCGATATTTTTAAGTATCTCATTTGGTATCTGTTTATTATTTATGTTTTGTAGCTTTTATTTTAATAATGAGTTATTACTTTGTGTAAAAAGCAAAGTGGATTTAGGCACTATTAATATGTCTTTTATGGTTTTAATTGTATTTTTAGTTGTGTTTTTTAGTTATGCTTACAAGGAGTTTATTAACAGTAGAAGAAAAGAGTTTGCTTTATATATAAGCCTTGGCATGACAGTAAAAAATATAATTAAAATAATTGTTGTGGAAAATATTATTATCATGCTGTTTGCATGGCTTTTAGGTGTAGTAACAGGTAGTGTATTCGCAAATCTATATCATTTAATAATTACAAAATTATTAGCTATTACCAACATAGCCTTTAGCCTAAATATAACTTCTTTTTTAATAACCTTAGCATTATTAGCTGGATCGTTTATTTTAGTTTTACTAGTTAGTATGTTTAGTATTAAAAAATTAAGTATATCAGAGCTTAAAACAGCAGATCAATCTATAAATAAACTAAGTAAACCACAGCCTCTATTAGCTTTTATAAGTCTGCTTTTTATCGTAGTACCAATAATAATACTGTCTTTAACTGTTAGAAACATCCTAAAACTTAAACCCTACACTGCATTTATAGATGTACTATTGAGTTTAGGTGGTTTGTTCTTTTTTATTGCCTATGGAGGAGATTTGGTTATAAGATTAATAAGTAAAAACAAGGCTTATTTTTATAAACACTTAGTAGCTTTAAAAGAGGTAAATAAACGTTTTTTTCAGTTGCGAAAGGTTTTGTTTGTATTGTCAATTGGTGCTTTAGCTGTTATTTTTTTAGTTGGTTTAAGTGTGGGTACAGCAGTTACCATAGATGATGTTGCTAATAATAGGTACCCTTATCATATATCTTATAACCTTGATGAACGTGATAAAGCAGAGTTTGAACAGCAGTTGTATTCACTTGCTACGCCAAGTGAAATAAAGCTGCAGCAATATAAAAGCTGTGAGGCTATTAAGCTATATGAATTAGCAAATCGTAAAGGTAAAAAATTACAATTACGCAATATTAACATAATTAAACGTAGTAGTGCAAACAAATACTTTAATCAAAACTTTCAATTACAAAATAATGAAGTTATTTGTATTATTAACATTGAGGAAACTGAAGATTATTACGTTATAGAAAATTTATCAATCACAACCAAAGACAAATCAATAACCTATGTAACCCTAATAAAGCAAGTTTATATTGGTAACCTAAGCAATATAGGAAGATGTACAATTGTTGTTACAGATGATTTTTATAATAAAATTATAGAAGAAACTAATGCAGATCTTGTTACCTATTATACCTATAATTATTATAACTTAGAAGAAACAATTAAAATTCAAAATAATCTCATGCAGAAATTTGAACAGATTAAGACAACAAGCTTAAAAGGAAAATTTCAATCAAAAGCAGCTAAAAACTTTGGTTACCCTATATGCAAACAACAGTACATAAAAAACTCTAGAGTGGCTAGTAAATTCACTATATTTATTATGTTTTACATTGCCCTTATCTTTTTTGTGATTAGTGGAGTAGTACTCTATTTAAGAGTTATAAACAGCTTAGAGCATAGTAGAAAAAGATTTAGAACATTAAATGAATTAGGTATGAATAATGAAGCCTTAAAGAAAATCATAAGCAAAGAGTTGATTTTAGTGTTTTTATTGCCAGTATTTTTAGGTGGAATAATGGCTATAGCATTTACTTTCGCTACATATCATAGCTTTTTATATATGACTAAAATACTACTATGTTTAACAATTAGCATGATATTTTACTTATTACTACAAGTAATGTTTTTTACTCAGGCAAAAAGAAAATTTATTAATGAAGTATTAAAAAGCACCTTTTAA
- the ribE gene encoding 6,7-dimethyl-8-ribityllumazine synthase, giving the protein MKEYQGTLVSKGKRYAIIVARFNEFIGSKLLSGAIDALKRHGVNDEEITKVWVPGAFEIPLIAKKIALKKDYDAVICLGAVIRGATSHYDLVASEVSKGIAQVSLQTQKPIIFGVLTTDTLEQAIERVGAKAGNKGFEAATTAIEMANLVNHLT; this is encoded by the coding sequence ATGAAAGAATATCAAGGAACATTAGTATCAAAAGGTAAACGTTATGCTATTATCGTTGCTCGTTTTAATGAGTTTATTGGTAGCAAACTGCTTTCAGGAGCAATTGATGCATTAAAAAGGCATGGTGTTAATGATGAAGAAATAACAAAAGTTTGGGTTCCAGGGGCATTTGAAATTCCCCTAATTGCTAAAAAAATTGCCCTAAAAAAAGATTACGATGCTGTAATTTGTTTAGGTGCTGTAATTAGAGGAGCTACCTCACACTATGACTTGGTAGCGAGTGAGGTGTCGAAAGGAATAGCCCAGGTTTCATTGCAAACTCAAAAACCAATAATTTTTGGTGTTTTAACCACTGATACACTTGAACAAGCTATTGAAAGAGTAGGTGCAAAAGCAGGTAATAAAGGTTTTGAGGCAGCTACAACTGCCATTGAAATGGCTAATTTGGTAAATCATTTAACTTAG
- a CDS encoding response regulator transcription factor produces the protein MSKILLIEDDIALVKNLSYHLEQSGYFVYKIDDFSNVENCLKQLDYNLAIIDLNLPYTDGFYLCKMIRQQSHVPIIILSARNKEMEQVLGIELGADDYITKPFSISILLAKIKSLLRRSNSYNTKVKNDYRVNGLGLDLNNFCISYLGKELELAKNELKLLKNFFENKNKVITREELLECLWDTDVFVDDNTLTVNVTRVKKKLKKLGLEDVIKTKWGVGYVFNTNAIPK, from the coding sequence ATGAGTAAAATTTTATTAATAGAAGACGATATAGCTTTAGTTAAGAATTTAAGCTATCATTTAGAGCAATCTGGCTATTTTGTGTACAAGATAGATGATTTTTCTAACGTAGAAAATTGCCTTAAACAGCTTGATTACAATTTAGCAATAATTGACCTTAATTTACCTTATACCGATGGCTTTTACTTATGTAAAATGATAAGGCAACAGTCTCATGTTCCTATCATAATTCTTTCTGCCCGTAATAAAGAAATGGAACAGGTATTGGGTATTGAGCTTGGGGCAGATGATTATATTACTAAACCTTTTAGTATTAGCATATTGTTGGCAAAAATAAAATCTCTATTGAGAAGATCAAATAGCTATAATACTAAAGTTAAAAACGATTATAGAGTTAACGGTCTGGGGCTTGACCTAAACAATTTTTGTATTTCATATCTAGGAAAAGAGCTGGAACTAGCTAAAAATGAGCTAAAACTATTAAAAAATTTTTTTGAGAATAAAAATAAGGTGATAACTCGGGAAGAGCTTTTAGAATGTTTATGGGATACAGATGTATTTGTAGATGATAATACCTTAACTGTAAACGTAACTAGAGTTAAGAAGAAATTGAAAAAGCTTGGTTTAGAGGATGTAATTAAAACAAAGTGGGGTGTTGGTTATGTGTTTAACACTAATGCAATACCTAAATAA
- a CDS encoding glutamine--tRNA ligase/YqeY domain fusion protein — protein sequence MNNNVDNRSYIEKIISKEVKAGKHNKIITRFPPEPNGHLHIGSIFAINISYSMAQKFGGKFNLRFDDTNPLKEDMQYVNSIIEDMNWLGIDYGNKPLFGSDYSQQIYDYALYLISKGKAFVCDLSPDEIREYRGTLTEVGKNSPYRDRTIAENIRLFKAMKNGEFATGEKVLRAKISMSSANINLRDPIIYRIIHESHYRTKDAWCIYPMYDYAHPIQDYIEGVTHSLCSNEFVNNRPLYEWVLTNLDLPNNLPRQIEFGRLNLTGVVTSKRYLRKLVTDKYVNGWDDPRLPTIKGLRRRGIPKEAIFNFLNEIGIPKNQSTVDYKMLEHFARQELKQVSPCVMAVLKPLKVVITNLNNEIELTANNHFANEEMGSRELTFTRELYIERDDFSDNPPAKYKRLVLGGEVRLKNAYFIKCNEIIKDETGKIIELHCTYDPQTKSGSGFTGRKVKGTIQWVSVSNAVKIKARIFNDLFKQEVNTDNIFESLNENSLKEYESAYIEPSITTFINKGISKFQFIRLGFFSYDIELSQDKNITFNRIVALKSAYRKTLK from the coding sequence ATGAATAATAATGTTGATAACAGAAGCTATATTGAAAAAATAATAAGCAAAGAAGTTAAAGCTGGTAAACATAACAAAATAATAACTCGATTTCCACCCGAGCCTAATGGACATTTGCATATTGGTAGTATCTTTGCTATTAATATTAGCTACTCTATGGCCCAAAAGTTTGGCGGTAAGTTTAATCTGCGTTTTGATGATACAAACCCTTTAAAAGAGGATATGCAGTATGTAAATTCAATTATTGAGGACATGAATTGGCTTGGCATAGACTATGGTAATAAACCATTATTTGGTTCAGATTATTCTCAGCAAATTTATGATTATGCCTTATATTTAATTAGCAAAGGTAAAGCATTTGTGTGTGATTTATCACCTGATGAAATAAGAGAATATAGAGGTACTCTAACTGAGGTAGGTAAAAATAGTCCTTATCGTGATAGAACAATAGCAGAAAATATCAGGCTGTTTAAGGCTATGAAAAATGGTGAGTTTGCTACTGGAGAAAAGGTTTTAAGAGCAAAAATCAGTATGAGTAGTGCAAATATTAATCTAAGAGACCCCATAATCTACAGAATTATACATGAAAGTCACTACAGAACAAAAGATGCTTGGTGTATTTACCCTATGTATGACTACGCTCACCCTATACAGGATTACATTGAAGGTGTTACTCATTCATTATGTTCAAACGAGTTTGTTAATAATCGTCCACTATATGAATGGGTATTAACTAATTTAGACTTGCCAAATAACCTACCACGCCAAATAGAGTTTGGAAGGCTTAACTTAACAGGGGTAGTAACCAGTAAGCGTTATCTACGTAAGCTAGTGACAGATAAATATGTAAATGGCTGGGATGACCCTCGTTTACCAACAATTAAAGGTTTAAGAAGAAGAGGTATTCCTAAAGAGGCTATCTTTAATTTTTTAAACGAGATAGGTATTCCTAAAAATCAAAGCACTGTTGACTACAAAATGTTAGAACATTTTGCACGTCAAGAGTTAAAACAGGTTTCACCCTGTGTAATGGCTGTTTTAAAACCCTTAAAAGTAGTAATTACTAATTTAAATAACGAAATAGAATTAACAGCAAATAATCATTTTGCTAATGAAGAGATGGGCTCCAGAGAGCTTACCTTTACTAGAGAATTATATATTGAAAGAGATGATTTTAGTGATAATCCACCAGCAAAATATAAAAGACTAGTACTGGGTGGAGAAGTAAGGTTAAAAAATGCCTATTTTATTAAATGTAATGAAATTATTAAAGATGAAACTGGCAAAATAATTGAGTTACATTGTACCTATGATCCCCAAACTAAAAGTGGTAGTGGTTTTACTGGCAGAAAAGTTAAAGGAACTATTCAGTGGGTAAGTGTTAGTAATGCAGTTAAGATAAAGGCGCGGATATTTAACGATTTATTTAAACAAGAGGTCAATACCGATAACATTTTTGAATCGTTAAATGAAAACTCTTTAAAAGAGTATGAATCAGCTTATATTGAACCATCAATTACCACTTTTATTAATAAAGGTATTAGTAAATTTCAGTTTATAAGGCTTGGATTTTTTTCTTATGATATAGAATTATCACAAGATAAAAATATAACATTTAATAGAATAGTTGCCCTTAAAAGCGCCTACCGTAAAACTCTAAAGTAA